The following nucleotide sequence is from Anaerolineae bacterium.
CCTGATTCGCCAGCGCGTGCCCTTCCTGGAGAACGATGATGTCATGTATCCCCATATCCAGGCGGTGCATCAACTGGTTGTGGATGGGACACTGGTACGTGAGGTGAACCGCGCTCTGGGTGACGAATAAACACCTTCCGCAAGGTATGCAAGGGGGCATAAAGCGGCGTCGATGAAGACCATCGCTGTCTTGACCACGGGCGGCACTATTGCTATGAAACAGCAAGGGGACGCCGGCGTCGTGCCGGCGCTCGGCGCCCAGGAATTGATCCAGGCCCTGCCCACCGATATCGCACATTTCGCTGTCGAGGACATCTGTAATCTTCCCAGTCCGCACCTGACAGTACACCATTTGCGGACCCTGCACTCCCGTGTGGTGGACCTGGTCTTTCGCCAGGGAATTGCCGGCGTGGTCATCACCCACGGCACCGACACCATGGAGGAGACCGCCTTTTACCTGGACATCACGGTGAATCCCAAGGCACCGGTCGTGCTCACGGGCGCCATGCGTAATGCCTCGGAGGCCGGCTATGACGGCCTGGCGAACCTGACGGCGGCAGTGCGGTTGGCCGCCTCGGATGAGGCGGCCGGCTTGGGCACGCTGATCGTCATGAACGACGAGATTCATCTGGCGCGCTGGGCCACCAAGTCCCATACCTCGGCGTTGAATGCCTTTGCCTCGCCGTACCATGGCCCTGTTGGCCGGCTGGTGGGGAAGCAGGTCATGCTCCATGCTCGCCCGCCGCACCGTCCGGTCCTGCCGGCAGGTGATTTGGCCGCGGACGTGCCGATCCTGCCGGCCGGCCTGGACAGCTCGCCGGCCATCCTGCAGTATCTGACGGCGAAGGGGACGCGCGGCGTGGTCATCGAGGGCACCGGCGCCGGCCATGTGCCGCCGGCGTGGCTGGAACCTATTCGTCAGGCAGTGTCCCAGGGCATGACGGTCGTCATCTCCAGCCGAAGCCGCGGCCCGCTGTACGATAAGTACGGCTACGTCGGCGCGTATCGCGATCTGGCCGCCGCCGGCTGTCTCTTCTCCGACGGTATGGACAGCGCCAAGTGCCGCATCAAGCTGATGGCCATCCTGGGCCAGGCCGGCGATGCGGAGACCATCCGGCGCTGGTGGGAGATGGTCTGACGGCTGTTGTGGATAGGGGGAGGGGAATGCGAGTGCGTTTTGCCCATCTGGCCGACCTGCATCTGGGATATGAACAGTATCACAGCCCCGACCGGTACCGCGATTTCTTTCAGACCTTTCGCCGGGCGGTGAGCGATATCCTGAAGGAACGGGTGGATTTTGTCCTGATCGCCGGCGATCTCTTTCATCAGCGTGTCATTTCCCCTTTGACGCTTATCCTGGCGCAGAGGGAGCTACAGCGCCTGAAAGAAGCCGGCATCCCCGTGGTGGGGATCATGGGCAATCATGAACAGCCGCACTACCGCCAGGACCATTCCTGGCTTGATTTCCTGTCCGCCCAGGGCCTGCTGATCCTTCTGCGCCCGTATTATCAGGATGAAAAGCTGGTCCTCCAACCGTATCAGGACGGCGTCGGGGGGTATGT
It contains:
- a CDS encoding asparaginase; its protein translation is MKTIAVLTTGGTIAMKQQGDAGVVPALGAQELIQALPTDIAHFAVEDICNLPSPHLTVHHLRTLHSRVVDLVFRQGIAGVVITHGTDTMEETAFYLDITVNPKAPVVLTGAMRNASEAGYDGLANLTAAVRLAASDEAAGLGTLIVMNDEIHLARWATKSHTSALNAFASPYHGPVGRLVGKQVMLHARPPHRPVLPAGDLAADVPILPAGLDSSPAILQYLTAKGTRGVVIEGTGAGHVPPAWLEPIRQAVSQGMTVVISSRSRGPLYDKYGYVGAYRDLAAAGCLFSDGMDSAKCRIKLMAILGQAGDAETIRRWWEMV